In Thiomonas arsenitoxydans, the genomic stretch GCGACTATGCCGATATTCCAGTCGATCAGGCGGTGACGCAGGGCAATCTGGTGACCGCCCCGGCCTGGCCCGCGCATCCGGCCTGGATGGGAGAGTTTCTCAAACTGCTGGGGACGCAGATCACGCTGTAGGGCGCGCACAGGCGCCATGAAAAACGCCGACTTCGAGTCGGCGTTTTGTGTGGTGCTCCAGGCGCTCAGCTCAGTACCGTCATGCTCAGGCGGCGGCGGTAGCTCTCCACCGTGGGATCGGTGACCGGGGGCTGGCCGGGCGCGGGCTTGGGGGCATCTGCAGGCGTCATCAGCTCCAGAATGTTGACAAAGGTCTTGCGCGCGCGGTCTTCGCTCCAGCTTTTGTCGCGCATGAGAATGTCGAGCAGTTCGTCAAGCGCCGCGGTCCACTGCTGCGCGGCCATGTGTTGCTGCGCCAGGGCGTAGCGGGCGTCGAAGTCGCGCTTGTTGGCGGCGATGCTGGACTGCAGCGCGGCAACAGGGGGCAGGCCGGGCGCAGCCTGCGCGGCGCAAAGCCAGTCTGCCAGCGCCTGGATGCGGGCGTCGGCCAGCGCTTTGCCGGCAATGGGCTCGAACGCCAGCTTCGCGTCGGCGGTGCGGCCGTCCTTCAGCAGCAGTTCGACATACGCCTTGCGTGCGTTATCGTTGGCCGGATTGGTGGCCAGGTCTTGCTGCAGCTTTTCCAGCAGCGGCAGCGCAGGTGCAGACGCGGCTTTGGCATCGCTCGGCCCGGCCTCGTCCGCCTGCTCCGGCGCGGTGTCGGGAACGTGCTTGTCGAGAAATTCGCGGATCTGGCCTTCGGGCAGCGCGCCCACGAAACCGTCCACCGGCTGGCCGTCTTTGAGCAGCATGACCATGGGGATGCTGCGCACGCCGAACGCAGCGGCCAGTTCCTGCTCTTCTTCGGTGTTGATTTTCACCAGTTTGAAACGGCCTTCGTAAGCCACTTCCAGCTTTTCGAGAATGGGGCCAAGCGCGCGGCAGGGGCCGCACCACGGGGCCCACAGATCGACCAAGACCGGGACGGTATTGGAGGCTTCGACGACTTCGGTTTCAAAATTGGCAACGGTGGCATCAATCATGTTCGACTCCTGAATGAGCAGGGCAAATGGGGGCGGTCGGCGCCATACCAAGGGGTGTATGCAGGCGCACGATCTGCGTTTGGATGGAGCATAGCGGGACGCGATTTCAAGGGCTTGATCCACTGCTTCTTAAAATCACCCGTTTACAGGCGTTGCACAGGAGAGAGCAGATGGCCGCAATCGGCGTGGTGATGGGGTCGCAAAGCGACTGGGAGGTGATGCGCCATGCGGCGGACATCCTCGTCCGCTTTGGGGTGGCGCACGACTGCCAGGTGGTCTCGGCGCACCGCATGCCCGACGATCTGTTTGCCTATGCCGACAGTGCGCAGCAGCGCGGCCTGCGCGCCATCATCGCCGGTGCGGGCGGCGCGGCGCATCTGCCGGGCATGCTCGCGGCCAAAACCACGGTGCCGGTGCTCGGCGTGCCGGTGCCCAGCAAGTATCTGCGGGGCGAAGATTCGCTGCTGTCCATTGTGCAGATGCCCAAGGGTGTGCCGGTGGCCACTTTTGCCATCGGCGAAGCCGGGGCGGCGAATGCCGCGCTGTTTGCCGTGGCGATGCTGGCGGCGCATGACGCGGGCCTGCGCGATCAGCTCGACGCCTTCCGCGCGGAGCAAACCGCCGCAGCGCGGGCTATGCACGTGGGTAGCCCGGCATGAGCAAGTCTGCCGCATTCATTCCCCCCGGCGCCACGCTGGGCGTGCTCGGCGGCGGGCAGTTGGGCCGCATGTTTGCCCAGGCGGCGCAGAGCGCAGGCTATGGCGTGGCCGTGCTCGAAGCCGACGAAGCCGCGCCGGCAGCGCAGGTCACCGGCATTCACCTTGCCGCGCGCTATGACGACCCGCTAGCGCTCGACCAACTCGCCCGTGACTGCGCTGCGGTGACGGTGGAGTTCGAGAATATTCCGGCGCACTCGATGCAGTGGCTGGAGTCGCGCGTGTCGCTGGCGCCCGCGCCGCAGGCCGTGGCTGTGTGCCAGGACCGGGCGCAGGAAAAGGCCTTGTTTGCGCGGCTTGGCGTGCCTTGCGCACCCCACGCCGTGCTGACCGCGAGCGGCGGCCTTGGTGCGGTGAGCACTGACCTGTTTCCCGGCATTCTCAAAACCTCCCGGCTGGGTTATGACGGCAAAGGGCAGATCATGGTGCAAACAGCCGCCGACCTGCCTGCGGCATGGACTGCCTTGGGCGGTGTGGAATGCGTGCTGGAGAAAAAGCTCGATCTGGCCTATGAACTGTCGGTGGTGATGGCACGCGGCCGCGACGGTTGCTCCGTGCTGTACGAGCCGCAGCAAAACCTGCACCGCGACGGCATTCTGTTCGCCAGCTTTTCGCCCGGCCCGTCCATCACCCCCGACATCGCCGAGGCCGCGCAGAACGCCGCAGCCACCGTGGCGGAGGGGCTGGACTATGTCGGCGTGCTCTGCGTGGAATTTTTCGTGCTGCGCGATGGTCGCCTGCTGGCTAACGAAATCGCGCCGCGTCCGCACAACTCCGGCCATCACACCATCGACTCCTGCACCGTGTCGCAGTTCGAGCTGCAGTGGCGCACCCTGGTGAACGCGCCGTTGCTAGTGCCCAGGCAGCACAGCGCCACTGTCATGCTCAACCTGCTGGGCGATCTCTGGTTCGACGCCACCGGCCAGCAGCGCGAGCCCGACTGGGCCACCGTGTTGGCGCAACCCGGCGCGCATCTGCACCTCTACGGCAAGCACGCGCCGCGCGAGGGCCGCAAGATGGGCCACCTCACCTGCACGGCGGCCACCCCTGCCGAAGCGCGCCAGACCGCGCTGCACGCCTGCACCGTTCTCGGCCTGGAGCCGTTCTGAGGTGAGCGAGGTGAACACCGACGCCCAAGTGCGTCCGCGCGAGATCATCGAGGCCGTGCGGCGTCTGGAGGCGGGCGAACTGGTCGGTCTGCCGACTGAAACCGTTTACGGCCTGGCCGCCGACGCCGAGAACGTGCAGGCCGTCGCCAGAATCTATGCCGCGAAGGGGCGGCCTGCCGACCACCCCGTGATCGTGCATATCCACCGCGCCGCCGATCTGGGGCATTGGGCGTCCGAAGTGCCTGAAACCGCGCGCAAACTTGCCGCCGCCTTCTG encodes the following:
- the trxA gene encoding thioredoxin, with product MIDATVANFETEVVEASNTVPVLVDLWAPWCGPCRALGPILEKLEVAYEGRFKLVKINTEEEQELAAAFGVRSIPMVMLLKDGQPVDGFVGALPEGQIREFLDKHVPDTAPEQADEAGPSDAKAASAPALPLLEKLQQDLATNPANDNARKAYVELLLKDGRTADAKLAFEPIAGKALADARIQALADWLCAAQAAPGLPPVAALQSSIAANKRDFDARYALAQQHMAAQQWTAALDELLDILMRDKSWSEDRARKTFVNILELMTPADAPKPAPGQPPVTDPTVESYRRRLSMTVLS
- the purE gene encoding 5-(carboxyamino)imidazole ribonucleotide mutase: MAAIGVVMGSQSDWEVMRHAADILVRFGVAHDCQVVSAHRMPDDLFAYADSAQQRGLRAIIAGAGGAAHLPGMLAAKTTVPVLGVPVPSKYLRGEDSLLSIVQMPKGVPVATFAIGEAGAANAALFAVAMLAAHDAGLRDQLDAFRAEQTAAARAMHVGSPA
- a CDS encoding 5-(carboxyamino)imidazole ribonucleotide synthase, with amino-acid sequence MSKSAAFIPPGATLGVLGGGQLGRMFAQAAQSAGYGVAVLEADEAAPAAQVTGIHLAARYDDPLALDQLARDCAAVTVEFENIPAHSMQWLESRVSLAPAPQAVAVCQDRAQEKALFARLGVPCAPHAVLTASGGLGAVSTDLFPGILKTSRLGYDGKGQIMVQTAADLPAAWTALGGVECVLEKKLDLAYELSVVMARGRDGCSVLYEPQQNLHRDGILFASFSPGPSITPDIAEAAQNAAATVAEGLDYVGVLCVEFFVLRDGRLLANEIAPRPHNSGHHTIDSCTVSQFELQWRTLVNAPLLVPRQHSATVMLNLLGDLWFDATGQQREPDWATVLAQPGAHLHLYGKHAPREGRKMGHLTCTAATPAEARQTALHACTVLGLEPF